A genomic stretch from Mycobacterium paraterrae includes:
- a CDS encoding ABC transporter substrate-binding protein/permease, with protein sequence MRVRASKLVALLGIILLTYSLAPLAPAVADNQMCKPVGKEGARPLPANLATDKPQEADTHTTPDVVPLNSVNIDALHLLTPGTLTVGTQPGGPPSSCLNGGRFTGFDSELLRAIAAKLGLRIVFNGTEFSALLAQVAGRRFDVGSSSIIATEGRRRTVGFTNGYDFGYLSLIVPAGSPIHGFDDLHPGQRIGAIQGTVEESYVVDTLHIEPVKFPDFTTLYSCVKNHQVDAWVAPAMEAAKVMKHGDAAAVVGYTFGQGTFIAYAVGKDNQPLIDALNAGLDAVIADGTWAQLYTDWTPRPLPSGWKPGSKAAATPHLPDFAAIAARNHRSIDKPPAPKSTLTQLKESFFDWDLYRQAIPAMLTTGLPNTLILTISSGILGLAVGMVLAVAGVSGMRWLRWPARIYTDIFRGLPEVVIILLIGLGIGPIVGGLTHNNPYPLGIAALGLTAAAYIGEIFRSGIQSVEPGQLDAARALGLSYRASMRLIVLPQAIRRVLPALVNQFIALLKGSALVYFLGLIAGQRELFQVGRDLNAQTGSLSPLVAAGMFYLLLTIPLTHLVNVIDERLRHGRPDDSLPLPASQEMV encoded by the coding sequence ATGAGAGTTCGCGCGTCGAAACTTGTTGCGCTGCTGGGCATCATCCTGCTGACCTACAGCTTGGCCCCGCTCGCACCGGCCGTCGCGGACAACCAGATGTGCAAGCCGGTCGGGAAAGAAGGCGCGCGCCCGTTACCGGCAAATCTCGCCACCGACAAGCCCCAGGAGGCGGACACCCACACCACCCCCGATGTCGTGCCGCTGAACTCGGTGAACATCGACGCGCTGCACCTGCTCACACCTGGGACGTTGACGGTCGGCACCCAGCCCGGCGGCCCGCCGAGCAGCTGCCTGAACGGCGGCCGGTTCACCGGCTTCGACAGCGAGCTGTTGCGGGCGATCGCGGCCAAACTGGGCCTGCGCATCGTCTTCAACGGCACCGAGTTCTCGGCGTTGCTGGCGCAGGTCGCCGGTCGGCGCTTCGACGTCGGCTCGTCGTCGATCATCGCGACCGAAGGACGGCGCCGCACGGTCGGATTCACCAACGGCTACGACTTCGGTTACCTGTCGCTGATCGTGCCGGCCGGCTCGCCCATCCACGGCTTCGACGACCTGCACCCCGGGCAACGCATCGGCGCCATCCAGGGCACCGTCGAAGAGTCCTACGTCGTCGACACCCTGCACATCGAACCGGTCAAATTCCCCGACTTCACCACGCTCTATTCGTGCGTGAAGAACCACCAGGTCGACGCCTGGGTGGCGCCGGCCATGGAGGCGGCCAAAGTGATGAAGCACGGCGACGCCGCCGCCGTCGTCGGCTATACGTTCGGGCAGGGCACTTTCATCGCGTACGCGGTGGGCAAGGACAACCAGCCGCTGATCGACGCGCTCAACGCCGGGCTGGACGCGGTGATCGCCGACGGCACCTGGGCGCAGCTCTACACCGATTGGACACCGCGACCGCTGCCCTCCGGATGGAAGCCCGGATCGAAAGCGGCTGCGACGCCGCATCTTCCGGACTTCGCGGCGATCGCCGCGCGCAATCACCGGTCGATCGACAAGCCGCCGGCGCCGAAGTCGACCCTGACCCAGCTCAAGGAGTCGTTCTTCGACTGGGATCTCTACAGACAAGCGATCCCGGCGATGCTGACGACGGGGCTACCCAACACGCTGATCCTCACGATCAGCTCCGGCATCCTCGGGCTGGCGGTCGGGATGGTGCTGGCGGTGGCCGGTGTGTCGGGCATGCGCTGGCTGCGGTGGCCGGCGCGGATCTACACCGACATCTTCCGCGGTCTGCCCGAGGTGGTGATCATCCTGCTGATCGGACTCGGCATCGGTCCGATCGTCGGCGGGCTGACCCACAACAACCCCTATCCGCTGGGCATCGCGGCGCTGGGTCTGACGGCGGCGGCCTACATCGGCGAGATCTTCCGCTCCGGGATCCAGAGCGTCGAGCCGGGCCAGCTCGATGCCGCCCGCGCACTGGGATTGAGCTACCGGGCCTCGATGCGGCTGATCGTGCTCCCGCAGGCGATCCGGCGGGTGCTGCCGGCCCTGGTCAACCAGTTCATCGCGCTGCTGAAAGGGTCGGCGCTGGTGTACTTCCTGGGACTGATCGCCGGCCAGCGGGAGCTGTTCCAGGTCGGCCGCGACCTGAACGCGCAGACTGGCAGCCTCTCGCCGCTGGTCGCGGCCGGCATGTTCTACCTGCTGCTGACGATCCCGTTGACTCACCTGGTCAACGTGATCGACGAGCGGCTCCGGCACGGCAGACCGGACGATTCGCTGCCGCTGCCCGCCAGTCAGGAGATGGTATGA
- a CDS encoding SDR family oxidoreductase, producing the protein MPTALITGASRGIGAAIADALAPTHTLILAGRPSRALEATAERLGATALALDLTDTDSITGATGGIDELDVLVHNAGVSIPGPVAESEIDDWRTTFEVNVLGAVAVTLAVLPALRRGDGQVVFINSGAGRTPSQNMASYSASKFAQRAFADSLRLSEPTLRVTTVYPGRTDTDMQRELVSFEGGDYDAGKFLRAETVAAAVAQAVNTPPDGHLHEVILRPR; encoded by the coding sequence ATGCCGACAGCACTCATCACCGGTGCCAGCCGCGGGATCGGCGCGGCCATCGCCGACGCCCTGGCACCCACCCACACCTTGATCCTGGCCGGACGCCCGTCGCGCGCACTCGAGGCGACCGCGGAGCGCCTCGGGGCCACCGCGTTGGCGCTCGACCTCACCGACACCGACTCGATCACCGGGGCCACCGGCGGCATCGACGAGCTCGACGTACTGGTGCACAACGCCGGGGTGTCGATCCCGGGTCCCGTCGCGGAGTCGGAAATCGACGATTGGCGTACCACCTTCGAGGTCAATGTGCTTGGCGCAGTGGCGGTTACGCTTGCAGTCCTGCCGGCGCTGCGCCGCGGCGATGGTCAGGTGGTGTTCATCAACTCCGGCGCGGGCCGCACCCCGTCGCAGAACATGGCGTCGTACTCCGCCAGCAAGTTTGCGCAGCGCGCGTTCGCCGACTCGCTGCGGCTGAGCGAGCCGACGCTGCGGGTCACCACCGTCTACCCTGGCCGCACCGACACCGACATGCAACGGGAGTTGGTGTCGTTCGAAGGAGGCGATTACGACGCGGGCAAGTTCTTGCGCGCCGAAACGGTCGCAGCGGCAGTGGCCCAGGCGGTCAACACCCCACCCGACGGCCACCTGCACGAGGTGATCCTCCGGCCTCGTTGA
- a CDS encoding LLM class flavin-dependent oxidoreductase, whose amino-acid sequence MKVQPAAFLRTTLPLDLSRLGDLDNGRYHSIWLPDHMVSFWPDSIWTPEFTDLATASPSPHRHLDGLAVAAAAAALTQDVPLVSAVVDTVRRHPAMLAQTALTIDHIAGGRFVLGLGSGESENTLPYGFDFARPVARFEEALRVIRLLWDTDGPVDFEGQFYRLHHARLDTEPYDGAPPPIWIGASGPRMLDIAGRYADGWWPAGAWTPEQYADMLSAVRVSAERSGRDPMAITPCFIQVCLIGEDEAALGDVLQAPLVKAFLLQVSAETLRDFGFEHPMGPGWRGFQDIDPAVLTRDRIVEFLAKVQPEMLLALVPHGTPKQVAATIKAFVDAGLRVPKILDYSAMAGLAHAASSAANVVAAEDELLTLCGDVR is encoded by the coding sequence ATGAAGGTTCAGCCCGCCGCATTCCTGCGGACCACCCTGCCGCTGGATCTGTCGCGACTCGGCGACCTGGACAACGGTCGCTATCACTCGATCTGGCTGCCCGATCACATGGTCAGCTTCTGGCCGGACTCCATCTGGACACCCGAATTCACCGATCTGGCAACCGCTTCTCCGTCGCCGCATCGCCATCTGGACGGGCTGGCGGTGGCAGCCGCCGCCGCGGCGCTGACCCAGGACGTGCCGCTGGTCTCCGCAGTCGTTGACACCGTGCGTCGCCACCCGGCGATGCTGGCCCAGACCGCCCTGACCATCGATCACATCGCGGGTGGGCGGTTCGTCCTGGGACTGGGCAGCGGCGAGAGCGAGAACACGCTGCCCTACGGGTTCGACTTCGCCCGGCCTGTCGCCCGTTTCGAGGAGGCGCTGCGCGTGATCCGGTTGCTGTGGGACACCGACGGCCCGGTCGATTTCGAGGGACAGTTCTACCGGCTACACCACGCCCGCCTGGACACCGAGCCCTACGACGGCGCGCCGCCGCCGATCTGGATCGGGGCGAGCGGTCCGCGGATGCTCGACATCGCCGGCCGCTACGCCGACGGCTGGTGGCCGGCCGGCGCCTGGACGCCCGAGCAATACGCAGACATGCTCTCCGCTGTTCGCGTTTCTGCCGAGCGGTCCGGCCGTGATCCGATGGCGATCACGCCGTGCTTCATTCAGGTCTGCTTGATCGGCGAGGACGAGGCCGCGCTGGGTGACGTCCTGCAGGCACCGTTGGTCAAGGCTTTCCTGCTGCAGGTGTCGGCGGAGACGTTGCGCGACTTCGGGTTCGAACATCCCATGGGCCCGGGCTGGCGCGGCTTTCAGGACATCGACCCCGCAGTGCTGACCCGCGACCGGATCGTCGAGTTTTTGGCGAAGGTGCAGCCGGAAATGCTGCTGGCCCTGGTGCCGCACGGCACGCCGAAGCAGGTCGCCGCGACAATCAAGGCGTTTGTCGACGCCGGGCTGCGGGTTCCCAAGATCCTGGACTACAGCGCGATGGCCGGTCTCGCGCACGCCGCCTCCTCGGCGGCGAATGTCGTTGCCGCCGAAGACGAATTGCTGACGTTGTGCGGAGACGTTCGGTGA
- a CDS encoding LLM class F420-dependent oxidoreductase: MTSSRPIRIGVQLQPQHSPDYRNLRDAVRRCEDIGVDIAFNWDHFFPLYGDPDGAHFECWTMLAAWAEQTSRIEIGALVTCNSYRNPELLADMARTVDHISDGRLILGIGSGWKQKDYDEYGYEFGTAGGRLDDLAGALPRINDRLAKLNPPPTRDIPILIGGKGPKKTLRLVAEHADIWHGFTTVDSYPQAAEVLAKHCAAVGRDPDTIERSAGVDVEHLLDDAEGLVALGVTLLTVGVNGPDYVLSDAEALCRWRDKA; the protein is encoded by the coding sequence ATGACTTCCTCCAGGCCGATCCGTATTGGTGTCCAACTTCAGCCCCAGCACTCCCCTGACTACCGCAACCTGCGCGACGCGGTGCGCCGATGTGAGGACATCGGCGTCGACATCGCCTTCAACTGGGACCACTTCTTTCCGCTGTACGGCGACCCCGACGGTGCACACTTCGAATGCTGGACCATGCTGGCGGCCTGGGCCGAGCAGACCTCCCGAATCGAGATCGGCGCGCTGGTGACATGCAACTCCTACCGCAATCCCGAACTACTGGCCGACATGGCCCGCACCGTCGACCACATCTCGGACGGCCGGTTGATTCTCGGCATCGGATCGGGTTGGAAGCAAAAAGATTACGACGAATACGGCTATGAGTTCGGGACGGCTGGCGGCCGCCTCGACGACCTCGCCGGCGCCCTGCCGCGGATCAACGACCGGCTGGCCAAGCTCAACCCGCCACCCACCCGCGACATCCCGATCCTGATCGGCGGCAAGGGGCCGAAGAAGACGCTGCGGTTGGTCGCCGAACACGCTGATATCTGGCACGGGTTCACCACGGTTGACAGCTACCCGCAGGCCGCCGAAGTGCTGGCCAAACACTGCGCCGCGGTGGGACGCGACCCCGACACCATCGAGCGTTCGGCGGGCGTCGACGTCGAGCACCTGCTGGACGACGCCGAAGGGCTGGTCGCGCTCGGGGTGACGCTGCTGACCGTCGGCGTTAATGGCCCCGACTACGTCCTGAGCGACGCCGAAGCGTTGTGCAGGTGGCGCGACAAAGCATGA
- a CDS encoding sugar phosphate isomerase/epimerase family protein, which translates to MTHQRLSVHNVTFYGDSIAELEEHWADLGVKRLSVLDSQLADVSKLLQHNEYTVEAVYHPFADAAALDRVIDAAAATSAATVYMLTGGRDSLTWEQAAQRFCERVAPCVEHARQAGVALAIENASPLYADLHFAHTLRDAVTLAEMSGLDVCIDIFHCWAEGDIEEALQRALPRTRLIQLSDYVLGDRSLPGRAVPGDGTIPIESLVRQALAGGYAHGFDLELIGPRIDAEGRLESARRACAVVGAMLDRLGA; encoded by the coding sequence ATGACACACCAGCGGCTGTCGGTACACAACGTCACGTTCTACGGCGACTCCATCGCCGAATTGGAAGAGCATTGGGCCGACCTTGGTGTCAAGCGGCTGAGCGTGCTCGACAGCCAATTAGCGGATGTCTCAAAGCTGCTCCAGCACAACGAGTACACGGTCGAGGCCGTCTATCATCCCTTCGCCGACGCGGCCGCCCTCGATCGAGTGATCGACGCCGCCGCTGCAACCTCCGCCGCCACCGTGTACATGCTGACCGGCGGCCGAGACTCATTGACTTGGGAGCAAGCCGCGCAACGGTTTTGTGAACGGGTGGCGCCGTGTGTCGAGCACGCTCGGCAGGCCGGCGTCGCGTTGGCGATCGAAAACGCCTCGCCGCTCTATGCCGACCTGCATTTCGCGCACACGCTGCGCGACGCCGTGACACTGGCCGAAATGAGCGGGCTGGACGTCTGCATCGACATCTTCCACTGCTGGGCCGAGGGCGACATCGAGGAGGCGCTGCAGCGCGCGTTGCCACGAACACGGCTGATCCAGCTCAGCGATTACGTTCTCGGGGATCGGTCGCTACCCGGCCGTGCCGTCCCAGGCGACGGCACGATACCGATCGAATCGCTTGTGAGACAGGCGCTTGCCGGCGGCTACGCGCACGGCTTCGACCTGGAGCTGATCGGCCCGCGGATCGATGCGGAGGGCCGGCTGGAATCGGCCCGTCGCGCCTGTGCTGTCGTAGGAGCCATGCTCGACAGGCTGGGTGCGTGA
- a CDS encoding MarR family winged helix-turn-helix transcriptional regulator codes for MAETEATVPELTELAEGLHRTLSKLFSILRRGDPSAGKEAANDLTLAQLSILVTLLDRGPIRMTDLAAHERVRTPTTTVAIRRLEKIGLVKRSRDPSDLRAVLVDITPRGLAVHRESLSNRITALVSLLSQLNESEIDALTKALAPLERLAASESVTTPAGAANGDATA; via the coding sequence ATGGCGGAAACTGAAGCCACCGTGCCCGAGCTCACTGAGCTGGCGGAGGGGCTTCACCGTACGCTCTCCAAGTTGTTCTCGATCCTGCGCCGCGGCGATCCGAGTGCCGGCAAGGAAGCCGCCAACGACCTGACGCTGGCCCAGCTGTCGATCCTGGTGACCCTGCTGGACCGCGGCCCGATTCGGATGACCGATCTGGCCGCGCACGAGCGGGTTCGCACTCCCACGACGACGGTCGCGATCCGCCGGCTGGAGAAGATCGGGCTGGTGAAGCGTTCGCGCGACCCGTCTGACCTGCGTGCCGTGCTTGTTGATATCACCCCGCGCGGCCTGGCCGTGCATCGCGAGTCGCTGAGCAACCGAATCACCGCGCTCGTGAGCCTGCTCAGCCAACTCAACGAATCTGAGATCGACGCGCTGACGAAGGCGCTGGCTCCGCTGGAGCGGCTGGCCGCCAGCGAATCAGTCACCACCCCGGCCGGTGCCGCCAACGGGGACGCCACCGCGTAA
- a CDS encoding amino acid ABC transporter ATP-binding protein: protein MTSSVALEGKGIHLSFGRNKVLRGVDIVAPAGNTVAVIGPSGSGKSTLLRALNRLNEPDQGDILLDGRSVLNDDPDSVRQRIGMVFQHFNLFPHLSVLDNVMLAPRKLKRLSGDQAREAALAQLDRVGMKNKAGCQPGALSGGQQQRVAIARALAMGPQVMLFDEVTSALDPELIKGILALIADLGSEGMTMLVVTHEMAFARSTSDTVVFMDHGQVVETGPPEQIFEAAGTERLQRFLSQVL from the coding sequence ATGACCAGCTCAGTGGCGTTGGAGGGCAAAGGCATTCACTTGTCTTTCGGCCGCAACAAAGTGCTGCGCGGCGTCGACATCGTCGCCCCGGCCGGCAACACCGTGGCAGTGATCGGGCCGTCGGGATCCGGGAAGTCCACCCTGTTGCGGGCGCTCAACCGGCTGAACGAACCCGACCAGGGTGACATTCTGCTCGACGGCCGATCGGTGCTGAACGACGATCCCGACTCCGTGCGGCAGCGGATCGGCATGGTGTTCCAGCACTTCAACCTCTTCCCGCACCTCAGCGTCCTGGACAACGTGATGCTGGCGCCGCGCAAGCTCAAGCGCCTCTCCGGTGACCAGGCCCGCGAGGCGGCCCTGGCCCAACTGGACCGGGTGGGCATGAAAAACAAGGCGGGATGCCAGCCCGGCGCCCTGTCGGGTGGTCAGCAGCAAAGAGTTGCGATCGCCCGCGCGCTCGCGATGGGGCCGCAGGTGATGCTCTTCGACGAAGTGACTTCGGCGCTGGATCCGGAGTTGATCAAAGGCATCTTGGCGCTGATCGCCGATCTGGGCTCGGAAGGCATGACGATGCTGGTCGTGACCCATGAGATGGCGTTCGCCAGGTCGACCTCCGACACCGTCGTGTTCATGGACCACGGCCAGGTGGTCGAGACCGGGCCACCGGAGCAGATCTTCGAGGCGGCCGGGACCGAGCGCCTGCAGCGCTTCTTGTCGCAGGTGTTGTAG
- a CDS encoding alpha/beta fold hydrolase — MTDISDDDLVGLSEFGLLAENAEQAGVSGPLPAVRRVEADGISALQWGYDSPRVVFLHGGGQNAHTWDTVIVGLGVPALAVDLPGHGHSAWREDGDYSPQHNAAAVKPVIEDLAPEAELVVGMSLGGLTAIGLGAIAPHLVRELVLVDVTPSALRRYAEMTTEQQGTVALVAGERNFPSFEAILEVTTAAAPHRDRKSLRRGVFHNSRRLDDGSWTWRYDSIRKVPDFDGLWEDFAGLSAPVRLVRGGNSPFVTDEDADELVRRAQQFRGLEIVDNSGHSVQSDQPLALIDILRGVLAR; from the coding sequence ATGACCGACATCTCCGACGACGACCTGGTTGGCCTCTCCGAATTTGGCTTGCTGGCCGAGAACGCCGAGCAGGCCGGTGTCAGCGGTCCGCTGCCGGCGGTGCGGCGGGTCGAGGCCGACGGCATCAGCGCCCTGCAGTGGGGTTACGACTCGCCGCGGGTGGTGTTTTTGCACGGCGGCGGACAGAACGCGCACACCTGGGACACGGTGATCGTCGGGCTGGGCGTGCCGGCGCTGGCGGTCGACCTGCCTGGCCACGGTCATTCGGCGTGGCGCGAAGACGGTGACTACTCGCCCCAGCACAACGCCGCGGCCGTCAAGCCGGTGATCGAAGACCTCGCGCCCGAGGCCGAGCTGGTGGTGGGCATGTCGCTGGGCGGCCTCACCGCGATCGGGCTGGGTGCCATCGCGCCGCACCTGGTTCGCGAGCTCGTGCTGGTGGACGTCACCCCGTCGGCGTTGCGCCGTTACGCGGAGATGACCACCGAGCAACAGGGCACCGTCGCGCTGGTGGCCGGCGAACGAAACTTCCCGAGCTTCGAGGCGATCCTGGAGGTCACCACGGCCGCGGCGCCGCACCGCGACCGGAAATCGCTGCGGCGCGGGGTCTTTCACAATTCGCGCCGCCTCGACGACGGCAGCTGGACCTGGCGATATGACAGCATCCGCAAAGTACCGGATTTCGACGGTCTGTGGGAGGACTTCGCCGGCCTATCGGCGCCGGTCAGGCTGGTGCGCGGCGGTAACTCGCCGTTCGTCACCGACGAGGACGCCGACGAATTGGTCAGGCGGGCACAGCAATTCCGGGGGCTTGAGATCGTGGACAACTCCGGCCATTCCGTGCAGAGCGACCAGCCGTTGGCGCTGATCGACATCCTGCGCGGCGTCCTTGCGCGCTAA
- a CDS encoding DUF1214 domain-containing protein, whose protein sequence is MAFGDCPDDAALQAAWDAFCGQLRKAGNQVFKDANAASGIQRVDAFRFLTQNLGQAFDLALETRDTGYPALHEFCGPTRKLGGDCGDFTYQQAWIDGRSTYRLTGSRGTARFFNVTVQGRRTPGPGTLHEPFGDTPEANITHLDVDDDGQFELIVGGPQRPGNWLPTTAESRKLFIRQGFDRWDEKPAQIRIERIDMSAPKPLPTPEVMIEAMDWAGDFVTGLMTDWPEFPFRYGGVSADQPNTFPRVDSDGADAKRGRAAANMYWELGSDDALIVEFDAHDGLWMLTNMGVFFNSMDYLYRPVTYTPSRAVVDADGRIRLVMAHRDPGVHNWLDTQGFERGNLTYRHMLEGQPAVLSTRVVRHDELPEALPADTAMVNETQRAAAMWDRFRGIRRRYVL, encoded by the coding sequence ATGGCGTTCGGCGACTGCCCCGACGACGCCGCCCTGCAGGCGGCGTGGGATGCCTTCTGCGGCCAGCTGCGAAAAGCGGGCAACCAGGTGTTCAAGGACGCCAACGCCGCATCGGGTATCCAGCGCGTCGACGCGTTCCGCTTCCTCACCCAGAACCTCGGACAAGCTTTCGACCTAGCGCTGGAGACCCGCGACACCGGCTACCCCGCCCTGCACGAGTTCTGCGGTCCTACCCGCAAACTCGGCGGCGACTGTGGTGACTTCACTTACCAGCAGGCCTGGATCGACGGTCGCTCGACGTATCGGCTGACCGGCAGCCGGGGCACTGCCCGCTTCTTCAACGTCACCGTCCAAGGCCGTCGCACGCCCGGGCCCGGCACTCTGCACGAGCCGTTCGGCGACACGCCAGAGGCCAACATCACCCACCTCGACGTCGATGACGACGGACAGTTCGAGCTGATCGTCGGCGGCCCGCAACGCCCCGGCAACTGGCTGCCCACCACAGCCGAGTCGCGAAAGCTGTTCATTCGTCAGGGTTTCGACCGCTGGGACGAGAAGCCCGCGCAGATCCGGATCGAGCGGATCGACATGTCGGCGCCCAAGCCGCTGCCCACGCCCGAGGTGATGATCGAGGCGATGGACTGGGCCGGCGACTTCGTGACCGGGCTGATGACGGACTGGCCGGAGTTCCCGTTCCGGTACGGCGGCGTCAGCGCCGACCAGCCGAACACCTTTCCGCGCGTCGATTCCGACGGCGCCGACGCCAAACGCGGCCGGGCCGCAGCCAATATGTACTGGGAACTTGGTTCCGACGACGCGCTGATCGTCGAATTCGACGCCCACGACGGGCTGTGGATGCTGACCAACATGGGCGTCTTTTTCAACAGCATGGACTACCTCTACCGGCCGGTCACCTACACCCCGAGCCGCGCCGTCGTCGACGCCGACGGACGAATCCGGCTGGTTATGGCGCATCGTGATCCCGGGGTGCACAACTGGCTGGACACCCAGGGGTTCGAGCGCGGCAACCTGACCTACCGCCACATGCTGGAGGGCCAGCCCGCGGTGCTCAGCACCCGGGTCGTGCGCCATGACGAGCTGCCCGAAGCGCTGCCGGCCGACACCGCGATGGTCAACGAGACCCAGCGGGCCGCCGCGATGTGGGATCGATTCCGCGGCATCCGTCGCCGTTACGTCCTTTAG
- a CDS encoding sulfotransferase family protein codes for MLDAAELLATATAETGLSDYGDPTLPERFAEAVDHLNRLGLDAAGSAAAAEVCRWLLTSRLEFLEDRNRYPIADEVIDAPMFVTGEPRSGTTLMHALMSVDPAARALRFWEVMYPSPPPGLTDGDDPRRARADDDWREINAKMPKWLRSHPYNDMLGDGLPEDERTWAFDFRVMTPTAWWRVPMQSLVGGLATDAAAQYRLHKDMLQQLQYRRPPKYWVLKGFHGFRLTEMFDAYPDATLVWLHRDPVQVAASRTMMMADIADGMVGTVDLHALAKMHLELTRAGVANTMSNPMVDDPRILHVRYSDIVADQVDTVRRYYAFSGRELTAPAGDAMRRYLAENRGDRHGKFRYSTQLLVDIGENLDALHDEFRPFRERFGVEIENRG; via the coding sequence ATGCTGGACGCTGCTGAGCTGCTGGCCACCGCGACGGCCGAGACCGGCCTGAGCGACTACGGCGACCCCACTTTGCCGGAGCGCTTCGCGGAGGCCGTCGACCATCTCAACCGACTCGGGTTGGACGCCGCCGGTAGCGCCGCGGCCGCGGAGGTGTGCAGGTGGTTGCTGACCTCGCGGCTGGAGTTCCTCGAAGACCGCAACCGCTATCCGATCGCCGACGAGGTGATCGACGCGCCGATGTTCGTCACCGGTGAACCACGTTCGGGGACAACGCTGATGCACGCGCTGATGTCCGTCGACCCGGCCGCCCGGGCGCTGCGGTTTTGGGAAGTAATGTATCCATCGCCGCCGCCCGGGCTGACCGACGGCGACGATCCGCGACGGGCGCGCGCCGACGACGACTGGCGGGAGATCAACGCCAAGATGCCCAAGTGGCTGCGCAGTCATCCCTACAACGACATGCTTGGCGACGGCCTGCCCGAAGACGAACGCACCTGGGCCTTCGATTTTCGGGTGATGACGCCGACGGCGTGGTGGCGGGTTCCGATGCAGTCGCTGGTCGGCGGGCTTGCCACCGATGCGGCAGCCCAGTACCGGCTGCACAAGGACATGCTGCAGCAACTGCAATATCGCCGCCCGCCAAAGTACTGGGTGCTCAAGGGTTTTCACGGCTTCCGGCTCACGGAGATGTTCGACGCCTATCCCGACGCAACCCTGGTCTGGCTGCATCGCGACCCGGTCCAGGTCGCCGCGTCGCGCACGATGATGATGGCCGACATCGCCGACGGCATGGTCGGGACGGTCGATCTGCACGCCCTGGCCAAGATGCACCTCGAGTTGACCCGCGCCGGGGTCGCGAACACGATGAGCAACCCGATGGTCGACGACCCGCGGATCCTGCACGTCCGCTACAGCGACATTGTCGCCGATCAGGTTGACACCGTTCGGCGTTACTACGCGTTCAGCGGACGCGAACTCACCGCACCGGCCGGCGACGCCATGCGGCGCTACCTCGCCGAGAACCGCGGCGACCGGCACGGCAAATTCCGGTACTCGACGCAGCTGCTGGTCGACATCGGTGAGAATCTCGACGCGCTGCACGACGAATTCCGCCCGTTCCGTGAGCGATTCGGCGTCGAGATCGAGAACCGAGGATGA